The following are encoded in a window of Streptomyces sp. 11x1 genomic DNA:
- a CDS encoding heme-copper oxidase subunit III — translation MSVVATATTVETGHAHPSVNRPNLTSVGTIIWLSSELMFFAALFAMYFTLRSVTGPEFWSEKADTLNFPFSATNTTILVLSSLTCQLGVFAAERGDVKKLRMWFIVTFVMGAIFIGGQVFEYTELVKHEGLSLSSDPYGSVFYLTTGFHGLHVTGGLIAFLLVLGRTYAAKRFTHEQATAAIVVSYYWHFVDVVWIGLFATIYMIK, via the coding sequence ATGTCGGTCGTGGCGACAGCAACGACAGTAGAAACCGGGCACGCGCACCCGTCGGTCAACCGGCCGAACCTCACCAGCGTCGGAACCATCATCTGGTTGAGTTCCGAGCTGATGTTCTTCGCGGCCCTCTTCGCGATGTACTTCACCCTGCGATCGGTGACCGGTCCGGAGTTCTGGTCGGAGAAGGCCGACACCCTGAACTTCCCGTTCTCGGCGACGAACACCACGATCCTGGTGCTCTCCTCCCTCACCTGCCAGCTCGGCGTGTTCGCCGCCGAGCGCGGGGATGTGAAGAAGCTCCGGATGTGGTTCATCGTCACGTTCGTGATGGGTGCGATCTTCATCGGCGGTCAGGTCTTCGAGTACACCGAGCTGGTCAAGCACGAGGGCCTGTCGCTCTCGTCCGACCCGTACGGCTCGGTCTTCTACCTGACCACCGGCTTCCACGGCCTGCACGTGACGGGCGGTCTCATCGCCTTCCTGCTGGTCCTCGGACGCACCTACGCGGCCAAGAGGTTCACCCACGAGCAGGCGACCGCGGCCATCGTCGTGTCCTACTACTGGCACTTCGTCGATGTCGTCTGGATCGGCCTCTTCGCCACGATCTACATGATCAAGTAG
- a CDS encoding c-type cytochrome — protein MKKLSARRRHPLAALVVLTIALAACAGLYTAFAPADKAVAEETAQTLTIEEGKKLYAVGCASCHGTGGQGTSDGPSLVGVGAAAVDFQVGTGRMPAQQPGAQVPKKPVVYSQAEIDQLAAYIASLGAGPEIPTENEYDPEGADIAEGGELFRTNCAQCHNFTGKGGALSEGKYAPSLEGVDPKHIYEAMQTGPQNMPSFPDTTLSEENKKDIIAYLDAVNSDDTVEPGGLSLGGLGPVSEGLFGWVFGLGSLIAVAVWVAARTAKAKKS, from the coding sequence GTGAAAAAGCTCTCCGCACGACGACGCCATCCGCTGGCGGCGCTCGTCGTCCTAACCATCGCGCTGGCGGCCTGCGCGGGGCTGTACACCGCCTTCGCGCCCGCGGACAAGGCGGTGGCCGAAGAAACCGCGCAGACCCTCACCATCGAGGAGGGCAAGAAGCTCTACGCCGTCGGCTGCGCGAGTTGCCACGGCACTGGCGGTCAGGGCACCTCCGACGGTCCCAGCCTCGTGGGTGTGGGCGCGGCGGCCGTCGACTTCCAGGTGGGCACCGGCCGTATGCCGGCCCAGCAGCCGGGCGCGCAGGTCCCGAAGAAGCCGGTCGTCTACTCGCAGGCCGAGATCGACCAGCTCGCGGCGTACATCGCCTCCCTGGGCGCCGGCCCGGAGATCCCGACCGAGAACGAGTACGACCCCGAGGGCGCGGACATCGCCGAGGGCGGCGAACTCTTCCGGACCAACTGCGCTCAGTGCCACAACTTCACCGGCAAGGGTGGTGCGCTGTCCGAGGGCAAGTACGCGCCGTCCCTTGAGGGTGTCGACCCGAAGCACATCTACGAGGCCATGCAGACGGGCCCGCAGAACATGCCGTCCTTCCCCGACACCACGCTGTCGGAGGAGAACAAGAAGGACATCATCGCGTACCTCGACGCGGTCAACAGCGACGACACCGTGGAGCCCGGTGGCCTCAGCCTCGGCGGGCTCGGCCCGGTCAGCGAAGGCCTCTTCGGCTGGGTGTTCGGGCTCGGCTCGCTGATCGCCGTCGCCGTGTGGGTCGCCGCTCGGACCGCAAAGGCCAAGAAGTCATGA
- a CDS encoding Rieske 2Fe-2S domain-containing protein — MSSQKIPEENLPVEQDDAHGAVAVADEENPFADPGLPPHQHRVQDIDERAAKRSERTVALLFTVSMLSTVGFIASYVAIPVDKAIYVWPIGHISALNFALGLTLGLALFCIGAGAVHWARTLMSDVEIADERHPIEAAPEVKAKVLADFKQGAKESALGRRKLIRNTMFGALALFPLSGVVLLRDLGPLPGTKLRHTQWAKGKKLINMNTMEPLRPSDVAVGSLTFAMPEGLDEHDHDFQKNIAKDALMIVRIQPNDIKDKQSLEWSHEGILAYSKICTHVGCPISLYEQQTHHALCPCHQSTFDLADGARVIFGPAGHALPQLHITVGEDGYLEAVSDFDEPVGPAFWERG, encoded by the coding sequence ATGAGTAGCCAAAAGATTCCAGAAGAGAACCTGCCCGTAGAGCAGGACGACGCGCATGGCGCGGTCGCGGTCGCGGACGAGGAGAACCCCTTCGCGGACCCGGGCCTGCCGCCCCACCAGCACCGGGTCCAGGACATCGACGAGCGGGCCGCCAAGCGGTCCGAGCGCACGGTCGCCCTGCTGTTCACGGTGTCGATGCTGTCGACTGTCGGCTTCATCGCGTCCTACGTGGCGATCCCCGTCGACAAGGCGATCTACGTCTGGCCGATCGGGCACATCAGCGCGCTGAACTTCGCGCTGGGGCTCACCCTCGGGCTGGCCCTGTTCTGCATCGGAGCGGGCGCGGTCCACTGGGCCCGCACGCTGATGTCGGACGTGGAGATCGCCGACGAGCGTCACCCGATCGAGGCCGCCCCCGAGGTCAAGGCCAAGGTGTTGGCCGACTTCAAGCAGGGTGCCAAGGAGTCCGCGCTCGGCCGGCGCAAGCTGATCCGCAACACGATGTTCGGCGCGCTGGCCCTGTTCCCGCTCTCCGGCGTCGTCCTGCTGCGCGACCTCGGTCCGCTGCCGGGCACCAAGCTGCGGCACACCCAGTGGGCCAAGGGCAAGAAGCTCATCAACATGAACACCATGGAGCCGCTGCGTCCCTCCGACGTCGCGGTCGGGTCGCTGACCTTCGCCATGCCGGAAGGCCTGGACGAGCACGACCACGACTTCCAGAAGAACATCGCCAAGGACGCCCTGATGATCGTTCGGATCCAGCCGAACGACATCAAGGACAAGCAGTCACTGGAGTGGTCGCACGAGGGCATCCTCGCGTACTCGAAGATCTGTACCCACGTGGGGTGCCCGATCTCCCTGTACGAGCAGCAGACGCACCACGCCCTCTGCCCCTGCCACCAGTCCACCTTCGACCTCGCCGATGGCGCCCGAGTGATCTTCGGTCCTGCGGGGCACGCCCTGCCGCAGCTGCACATCACCGTCGGTGAAGACGGCTACCTCGAAGCCGTGAGCGACTTCGACGAGCCCGTCGGCCCTGCCTTCTGGGAGCGCGGATGA
- a CDS encoding cytochrome bc complex cytochrome b subunit: protein MSTTTSTEARDPRGKAPAGERVADWADGRLGIYSLAKANMRKIFPDHWSFMLGEICLYSFIIIILTGVYLTLFFHPSMNEVEYHGSYVPLQGQLMSEAFNSTMHISFEVRGGLLIRQIHHWAALIFLAGMFVHMMRVFFTGAFRKPREVNWLFGFLLFVLGMFTGFTGYSLPDDLLSGTGVRFMEGAVLSVPIVGTYLSFFLFGGEFPGGDFVARFYSVHILLLPGIMLGLVVAHLILVFYHKHTQFAGPGKTNNNVVGMPLLPVYMAKAGGFFFLVFGVIAAISAIATINPIWSIGPYRPDQVSTGAQPDWYMGFSEGLIRVMPGWEINFWGHTLVLGVFIPLVIFPLVLAAIAVYPFIESWVTGDKREHHILDRPRNAPTRTGFGVAWITWYMVLLIGGGNDLWATHFHLSINAITWFVRIAFFVAPVLAFIITKRICLGLQRRDKDKILHGRETGIIKRLPHGEFIEVHEPLSQEQLHTLTAHEQYKPAELGPAVDENGVARKVSRLEKVRVKLNRGYYGEDSQIAKPTVEEYKEITSGHGHH, encoded by the coding sequence ATGAGCACCACGACCAGCACCGAAGCGCGCGACCCGCGCGGCAAGGCACCGGCCGGCGAGCGCGTCGCTGACTGGGCCGACGGCAGGCTCGGGATCTACTCCCTGGCCAAGGCCAACATGCGCAAGATCTTCCCCGACCACTGGTCGTTCATGTTGGGCGAGATCTGCCTGTACAGCTTCATCATCATCATCCTCACGGGTGTGTACCTGACCCTGTTCTTCCACCCGTCGATGAACGAGGTGGAGTACCACGGCAGCTACGTCCCGCTGCAGGGCCAGCTGATGTCCGAGGCGTTCAACTCGACCATGCACATCTCCTTCGAGGTGCGCGGTGGTCTGCTGATCCGGCAGATCCACCACTGGGCGGCTCTGATCTTCCTCGCCGGCATGTTCGTGCACATGATGCGTGTGTTCTTCACGGGCGCGTTCCGCAAGCCGCGTGAGGTCAACTGGCTGTTCGGCTTCCTGCTGTTCGTCCTCGGCATGTTCACCGGCTTCACCGGTTACTCGCTCCCGGACGACCTGCTTTCCGGCACCGGTGTCCGCTTCATGGAGGGCGCTGTCCTGTCCGTGCCGATCGTCGGCACGTACCTGTCGTTCTTCCTCTTCGGCGGGGAGTTCCCCGGCGGCGACTTCGTGGCCCGCTTCTACTCGGTCCACATCCTGCTGCTGCCGGGCATCATGCTCGGCCTCGTGGTGGCTCACCTGATCCTGGTCTTCTACCACAAGCACACCCAGTTCGCGGGCCCCGGAAAGACGAACAACAACGTCGTCGGCATGCCGCTGCTCCCTGTGTACATGGCGAAGGCCGGCGGTTTCTTCTTCCTGGTCTTCGGTGTCATCGCGGCCATCTCGGCGATCGCCACGATCAACCCGATCTGGAGCATCGGCCCCTACCGTCCGGACCAGGTGTCGACCGGCGCCCAGCCCGACTGGTACATGGGCTTCTCCGAGGGTCTGATCCGTGTCATGCCGGGCTGGGAGATCAACTTCTGGGGTCACACGCTCGTCCTGGGCGTGTTCATTCCGCTGGTCATCTTCCCGCTGGTGCTGGCCGCGATCGCGGTCTACCCCTTCATCGAGTCCTGGGTCACCGGCGACAAGCGTGAGCACCACATCCTGGACCGCCCGCGCAACGCGCCGACACGGACCGGTTTCGGTGTCGCCTGGATCACCTGGTACATGGTCCTGCTGATCGGTGGTGGAAACGACCTCTGGGCGACCCACTTCCACCTGTCGATCAACGCCATCACCTGGTTCGTCCGGATCGCGTTCTTCGTGGCCCCGGTCCTCGCGTTCATCATCACCAAGCGCATCTGCCTCGGCCTGCAGCGCCGCGACAAGGACAAGATCCTGCACGGTCGCGAGACCGGCATCATCAAGCGCCTGCCGCACGGTGAGTTCATCGAGGTCCACGAGCCGCTCAGCCAGGAGCAGCTGCACACGCTCACGGCGCACGAGCAGTACAAGCCGGCCGAGCTCGGTCCCGCGGTCGACGAGAACGGTGTCGCCCGCAAGGTGTCGCGCCTGGAGAAGGTCCGCGTCAAGCTGAACCGGGGCTACTACGGCGAGGACAGCCAGATCGCCAAGCCCACCGTCGAGGAGTACAAGGAGATCACGAGCGGCCACGGCCACCACTGA
- the trpD gene encoding anthranilate phosphoribosyltransferase, protein MSAVTPAGGDTAAGRSWPAVLNALLSGHDQDAGATFWAMDQIMRGEATDAQIAGFVVALRAKGETVEEITGLVEALYEHAKVIEVSGRTVDIVGTGGDGAKTVNISTMSSIVVAGTGAKVVKHGNRAASSASGASDVLEKLGVNLELTPQRVAEVAEEAGITFCFAVKFHPALRHVAATRGQLGIRTVFNALGPLANPAKVRAQAVGVADPRMAPIMAGVFAERGNSSLVFRGDDGLDELTTTATSRVWVVRDGKVTEEGFDPRDVGLELVPVEALRGADASYNADVARRLLAGETGPVRDAVLLNSAAALVALEPTSGPLAEQLRGGMEKAAESIDSGSARRVLERWVAATNR, encoded by the coding sequence ATGAGCGCTGTGACCCCCGCTGGAGGCGACACCGCGGCGGGCCGTTCCTGGCCCGCCGTGCTGAACGCGCTGCTGTCCGGGCACGACCAGGACGCCGGTGCCACGTTCTGGGCGATGGACCAGATCATGCGCGGTGAGGCGACGGACGCGCAGATCGCCGGGTTCGTGGTCGCGCTGCGGGCCAAGGGGGAGACCGTCGAGGAGATCACCGGTCTCGTCGAGGCGCTGTACGAGCACGCCAAGGTGATCGAGGTGTCCGGGAGGACCGTCGACATCGTCGGTACGGGCGGGGACGGTGCCAAGACGGTCAACATCTCCACGATGTCGTCGATCGTCGTCGCCGGTACGGGCGCGAAGGTCGTCAAGCACGGCAACCGGGCCGCGTCGTCGGCGTCCGGGGCGTCCGACGTGCTGGAGAAACTGGGCGTCAATCTGGAGCTGACGCCGCAGCGGGTCGCCGAGGTCGCCGAGGAGGCCGGGATCACCTTCTGCTTCGCGGTGAAGTTCCATCCGGCGCTGCGCCATGTGGCCGCCACGCGGGGGCAGTTGGGCATCAGGACCGTCTTCAACGCGCTCGGTCCGCTGGCCAATCCGGCGAAGGTGCGGGCCCAGGCGGTCGGTGTGGCCGACCCCCGGATGGCGCCGATCATGGCCGGTGTCTTCGCCGAGCGCGGCAACTCCTCGCTGGTCTTCCGCGGGGACGACGGGCTGGACGAGCTGACGACCACGGCGACGTCGCGGGTATGGGTCGTGCGGGACGGCAAGGTGACCGAGGAGGGCTTCGACCCGCGTGACGTGGGGTTGGAGCTGGTACCGGTGGAGGCGCTGCGGGGGGCCGACGCGTCCTACAACGCGGATGTCGCGCGGCGGTTGCTGGCCGGGGAGACGGGGCCCGTGCGGGATGCGGTGCTGCTGAACTCGGCTGCGGCGCTGGTGGCGTTGGAGCCGACGTCCGGGCCGCTGGCGGAGCAGTTGCGGGGCGGGATGGAGAAGGCGGCGGAGTCGATCGATTCCGGGTCGGCGCGGCGGGTCCTCGAGCGGTGGGTTGCCGCCACGAACAGGTAG
- a CDS encoding aminotransferase class V-fold PLP-dependent enzyme: MSVSILAADQSVCAPLPVLGRDVTVPLVTGGEVTYAALDYAASAPALQRVWDDVVAYAPYYGSVHRGAGYLSQLSTDLFENARRTVAEFLDCRADDQLIFTRSTTESLNLLAQALPADCQVFVFETEHHASLLPWRNARVTYLDAPRTPREAVATLDAALADRDPHGPALVCVTGASNVTGEIWPVRELAAAAHAHGARIVLDAAQLAPHHPLSVQELDVDWVAFSGHKLYAPFGSGVLAGRADWLRAADPYLAGGGASRKVTRRTDGGVDVEWHETAARHEAGSPNVIGAYSIASACKALTEAGFDTLVARERHLIDTVRAGLAEVPEVRILSLFGDDAPRVGVISFVVEGWNSSHFAAALSAEYGIGVRDGLFCAHPLVRTLLGSDPQTQGECGAPEAAPGERSLNAIRVSFGAGTPDEHVERFLGAVKELVLDGAQWNYRTEDGRCVPAV, translated from the coding sequence ATGTCTGTCTCCATCCTTGCCGCCGACCAGTCCGTTTGTGCCCCACTGCCCGTTCTGGGCCGGGATGTCACCGTCCCGCTCGTCACCGGCGGCGAGGTCACCTACGCCGCGCTCGACTACGCGGCCAGCGCCCCGGCCCTGCAACGCGTCTGGGACGACGTGGTGGCGTACGCGCCCTACTACGGCAGCGTCCACCGCGGCGCCGGCTACCTCTCCCAGCTGTCGACCGACCTCTTCGAGAACGCCCGCAGGACCGTCGCGGAGTTCCTCGACTGCCGCGCCGACGACCAGCTGATCTTCACCCGTTCGACGACGGAATCGCTGAACCTGCTGGCCCAGGCGCTCCCCGCCGACTGCCAGGTCTTCGTCTTCGAGACCGAGCACCACGCCTCGCTGCTGCCCTGGCGGAACGCGCGGGTCACCTACCTGGACGCGCCCCGCACGCCGAGGGAGGCCGTCGCCACCCTGGACGCCGCCCTCGCCGACCGCGACCCGCACGGGCCCGCGCTGGTCTGCGTCACCGGCGCCTCCAACGTCACCGGTGAGATCTGGCCGGTGCGGGAGCTGGCCGCCGCCGCGCACGCGCACGGCGCGCGGATCGTCCTCGACGCCGCCCAGCTGGCCCCCCACCACCCCCTCTCCGTGCAGGAGTTGGACGTGGACTGGGTCGCCTTCTCCGGCCACAAGCTGTACGCGCCCTTCGGTTCGGGGGTCCTCGCCGGCCGCGCCGACTGGTTGCGCGCGGCGGACCCGTACCTCGCGGGCGGCGGCGCCAGCCGCAAGGTGACCCGGCGCACCGACGGCGGTGTGGACGTCGAGTGGCACGAGACCGCCGCCCGGCACGAGGCCGGTTCGCCCAACGTCATCGGCGCCTATTCCATCGCCTCCGCCTGCAAGGCGCTCACCGAGGCCGGGTTCGACACCCTGGTCGCCCGTGAGCGGCACCTGATCGACACCGTGCGCGCCGGGCTCGCCGAGGTGCCCGAGGTGCGGATCCTCTCGCTCTTCGGGGACGACGCCCCGCGCGTCGGCGTCATCTCCTTCGTCGTCGAGGGCTGGAACAGCTCCCACTTCGCCGCCGCCCTCTCCGCCGAGTACGGCATCGGCGTACGCGACGGCCTCTTCTGCGCCCACCCCCTCGTCCGTACCCTCCTCGGCAGCGACCCGCAGACCCAGGGCGAGTGCGGCGCCCCAGAGGCCGCGCCCGGCGAGCGCTCCCTGAACGCGATCCGGGTGAGCTTCGGCGCGGGCACCCCCGACGAGCACGTGGAGCGGTTCCTGGGCGCGGTGAAGGAGCTCGTACTGGACGGCGCGCAGTGGAACTACCGTACAGAGGACGGGCGTTGCGTTCCGGCCGTCTGA
- a CDS encoding Lrp/AsnC family transcriptional regulator, giving the protein MITAIVLIKTSVDRIPEIAESIAALESVSEVFSVTGTYDLVAMVRVKAHDDLADVIPGSISKIPGVLGTDTHVAFRTYSQHDLEAAFAIGLDG; this is encoded by the coding sequence GTGATCACCGCGATCGTGCTCATCAAGACCAGCGTGGACCGGATCCCGGAGATCGCGGAGTCGATCGCCGCCCTCGAATCCGTGAGCGAGGTGTTCTCGGTGACCGGTACCTACGACCTGGTCGCCATGGTCCGGGTGAAGGCCCACGACGACCTGGCCGATGTGATCCCCGGGTCCATCAGCAAGATCCCGGGTGTGCTGGGCACCGACACGCATGTGGCGTTCCGGACGTATTCGCAGCACGACCTGGAGGCCGCGTTCGCCATCGGTCTGGACGGCTGA
- a CDS encoding rhomboid family intramembrane serine protease has protein sequence MIGKWSTSAARAVRNESAPVTYGLIAVCCALFLIGPAAGLNPVYGTGDELLAAQRAYFRRWGVVPVELFHGTGRAALTPLTALFVHGSWLHLLGNMLFLFVFGAMAEERMGHVEFALFYVGCGYVALVAYAVAHAGSPQSLVGASGAISAVLGAFLFLFPRARVTSLLPFLFFLPLRFPAWVTLPFWVSLQWLAAGRQTSGPGVAYLAHLVGFGLGFAYAWGRYGRGARVKAPVDVPSDVPAPAPEGEKQP, from the coding sequence ATGATCGGCAAGTGGAGCACCTCGGCCGCCCGGGCCGTACGAAACGAGTCGGCGCCGGTGACGTACGGGCTGATCGCCGTGTGCTGTGCGCTCTTCCTGATCGGACCGGCGGCGGGCCTCAACCCCGTGTACGGCACCGGGGACGAGCTGCTCGCCGCGCAGCGGGCGTACTTCCGGCGCTGGGGTGTCGTCCCGGTCGAGCTGTTCCACGGCACCGGGCGCGCGGCGCTCACGCCCCTCACGGCGCTCTTCGTCCACGGCAGCTGGCTGCATCTCCTCGGCAACATGCTCTTCCTCTTCGTCTTCGGGGCGATGGCCGAGGAGCGCATGGGCCATGTGGAGTTCGCCCTCTTCTACGTGGGCTGCGGCTATGTCGCGCTGGTGGCGTACGCGGTGGCGCACGCCGGGTCCCCGCAGTCGCTGGTCGGCGCGTCGGGGGCGATCTCCGCGGTCCTCGGCGCGTTTCTGTTCCTGTTCCCCAGGGCGCGGGTGACGAGCCTCCTGCCCTTCCTCTTCTTTCTTCCGCTGCGGTTCCCGGCGTGGGTCACCCTGCCGTTCTGGGTGAGCCTGCAGTGGCTGGCCGCGGGCCGGCAGACCTCGGGGCCGGGGGTCGCCTATCTGGCACACCTGGTGGGGTTCGGACTGGGGTTCGCCTACGCGTGGGGGCGCTACGGGCGTGGGGCTAGAGTGAAAGCGCCCGTGGATGTTCCGTCGGACGTCCCAGCTCCGGCCCCCGAGGGAGAGAAACAGCCGTGA
- a CDS encoding NYN domain-containing protein, translating into MVESSGGGPGDGAAEVLDRPLPEGVRKRVVQIVSDGFGGLTVAELPAQLRQYARFAPNRRVKFAGNAMAAAVESDTLFRQRIGERFREAHPELAGALDTGAPPPAADPLDVAAAAYVLRPTGWVKLVAAAGEEALRADAERADEESRAELERLREQLAEARGHTRTETERLRAELESAKKDADSLHRKLRAALSDVKRGEAALRKLHAEMETLRAESHAQVSAAESETRRLKARLGEAEAALEATRRAAREGRSVEDMRVRLLLDTVLDAAQGLRRELALPPVSVRPAETVDAVEPGRMTPKDIAARALSENDPAILDQLLALPQAHLVVDGYNVTKTGYPQMPLEKQRLRLLGQLSQLAAQTGAEVTCVFDGAELAAPVLLAPPRGVRVLFSKPGVTADELIRQLVRAEPPGRPVIVVSTDREVADGIAKAGARPVASAVLLKRLS; encoded by the coding sequence ATGGTGGAGAGCTCAGGCGGGGGGCCGGGCGACGGCGCCGCTGAGGTGCTCGACCGTCCGCTGCCCGAGGGCGTCCGCAAGCGCGTCGTGCAGATCGTCTCCGACGGGTTCGGCGGACTGACCGTCGCCGAACTGCCCGCCCAGCTCAGACAGTACGCCCGGTTCGCCCCGAACCGCCGGGTCAAGTTCGCCGGGAACGCCATGGCGGCCGCCGTGGAGAGCGACACGCTCTTCAGACAGCGGATCGGGGAGCGGTTCCGGGAGGCCCATCCGGAGCTGGCCGGCGCCCTCGACACGGGCGCGCCGCCCCCGGCCGCGGATCCGTTGGACGTGGCGGCCGCGGCCTATGTGCTGCGCCCCACGGGCTGGGTGAAGCTGGTCGCCGCCGCTGGTGAGGAGGCGCTGCGGGCCGACGCCGAGCGCGCCGACGAGGAGAGTCGGGCCGAGCTGGAGCGGCTGCGCGAGCAGCTCGCCGAGGCCCGCGGCCACACGAGGACCGAGACGGAACGGCTGCGCGCGGAGCTGGAATCGGCCAAGAAGGACGCCGACTCGCTGCACCGCAAGCTCCGGGCCGCCCTCAGCGACGTCAAGCGCGGCGAGGCCGCCCTGCGCAAGCTGCACGCCGAGATGGAGACCCTGCGCGCCGAGAGCCACGCCCAGGTGTCGGCAGCCGAGAGCGAGACCCGGCGGCTCAAGGCCCGGCTCGGCGAGGCGGAGGCCGCCCTGGAGGCCACCCGGCGGGCCGCCCGCGAGGGCCGCAGCGTCGAGGACATGCGGGTACGGCTGCTGCTGGACACCGTGCTGGACGCGGCCCAGGGCCTCAGGCGTGAACTGGCGCTGCCCCCGGTCTCCGTACGGCCCGCCGAGACCGTCGACGCGGTCGAGCCGGGCCGGATGACCCCGAAGGACATCGCCGCCCGCGCGCTGTCGGAGAACGACCCGGCGATCCTGGACCAGTTGCTGGCGCTGCCGCAGGCGCACCTCGTCGTCGACGGCTACAACGTCACCAAGACCGGCTATCCGCAGATGCCGCTGGAGAAGCAGCGGCTGCGGCTCCTCGGCCAGCTCTCCCAGCTCGCCGCGCAGACCGGAGCCGAGGTGACCTGTGTCTTCGACGGGGCTGAGCTGGCCGCGCCGGTGCTGCTCGCGCCGCCGCGCGGCGTGCGGGTGCTGTTCTCCAAACCGGGTGTCACCGCCGACGAGTTGATCCGCCAGTTGGTGCGCGCCGAACCCCCCGGCCGGCCGGTCATCGTCGTCTCCACCGACCGCGAGGTGGCCGACGGGATCGCCAAGGCGGGGGCCCGGCCGGTCGCCTCCGCGGTGCTCCTCAAGCGCCTTTCCTGA
- a CDS encoding NlpC/P60 family protein, with protein MASHRRPKQPSRTRVTVLTTAAAAAVALTSQAANAAPGEKPSKDDVQAKVHKLYEDAGRATDKLNGAEEKQEKLEKEISTIQDNVAKGQEELNELREGIGLAASAQYRSGGIDSSIQLFLSADPDDYLDKAATLDQLTGQQVEALKKIQEKQRTLAQQRQEATEKLEDLADTRETLADKKKEVQSKLAAAQKLLNTLTAEEKAALDEQETRASRDAGDRVELGNEAPASSYGAAALAAADTQVGKPYVSGGSGPNSYDCSGLTQWAYAQAGVSISRTTYTQQNDGTKIGRDQLTPGDLVFFNDLGHVGLYAGNGMVLHAPYPGKVVRYESMGTIGSFQFGVRVVG; from the coding sequence GTGGCGTCCCACCGTCGACCCAAGCAGCCGAGCCGTACGCGTGTGACCGTGCTCACCACCGCTGCCGCCGCTGCCGTGGCCCTGACCTCGCAGGCCGCCAACGCCGCCCCCGGCGAGAAGCCGAGCAAGGACGACGTCCAGGCCAAGGTCCACAAGCTCTACGAGGATGCCGGGCGGGCCACCGACAAGCTCAACGGAGCCGAGGAGAAGCAGGAGAAGCTCGAAAAAGAGATCTCCACGATCCAGGACAACGTCGCCAAGGGGCAGGAGGAGCTCAACGAGCTCCGTGAGGGCATAGGCCTGGCGGCCAGCGCCCAGTACCGCTCGGGTGGCATCGACTCCTCGATCCAGCTCTTCCTCTCCGCCGACCCGGACGACTACCTGGACAAGGCCGCCACGCTCGACCAGCTGACCGGTCAGCAGGTCGAGGCACTCAAGAAGATCCAGGAGAAGCAGCGCACGCTCGCGCAGCAGCGCCAGGAGGCCACGGAGAAGCTGGAGGACCTCGCGGACACCCGCGAGACCCTGGCGGACAAGAAGAAGGAAGTCCAGAGCAAGCTGGCCGCCGCGCAGAAGCTCCTCAACACCCTGACGGCCGAGGAGAAGGCCGCCCTGGACGAGCAGGAGACCCGCGCCAGCCGCGACGCCGGGGACCGCGTCGAACTCGGCAACGAGGCGCCCGCCTCCAGCTACGGCGCCGCCGCCCTCGCCGCCGCCGACACCCAGGTCGGCAAGCCGTACGTCTCCGGTGGCAGCGGCCCCAACTCCTACGACTGCTCCGGGCTGACCCAGTGGGCCTACGCCCAGGCCGGTGTCTCGATCAGCCGGACCACGTACACGCAGCAGAACGACGGCACGAAGATCGGCCGCGACCAGCTCACGCCGGGCGACCTGGTGTTCTTCAACGACCTCGGACACGTCGGCCTCTACGCGGGCAACGGCATGGTCCTGCACGCCCCCTACCCGGGCAAGGTCGTCCGCTACGAGTCGATGGGCACCATCGGCAGCTTCCAGTTCGGTGTCCGCGTCGTCGGCTGA